One Triticum dicoccoides isolate Atlit2015 ecotype Zavitan chromosome 5B, WEW_v2.0, whole genome shotgun sequence genomic window carries:
- the LOC119309403 gene encoding biogenesis of lysosome-related organelles complex 1 subunit 1-like: MEWVRELPCVVRADDGTRKTRAQTVVQKEKEKEREREREREREFKSEKMEGAKAAAGPAAGGQLESALLHIMQQHHHQSLRQRQQTERAKKDALRSAARLAGHLVEAVDGGVQELFVNEKRIELEARALLGTIARYRKQSDQWLAATNAVNSILKEIGDFENWMKIMDFDCKSINAAIRNIHRS, from the exons ATGGAGTGGGTGCGGGAGTTACCGTGCGTCGTGCGG GCGGATGACGGGACGAGGAAGACGAGAGCTCAGACCGTtgtccaaaaagaaaaagaaaaagagagagagagagagagagagagagagagagagttcaaaTCGGAGAAGATGGAAGGAGCCAAGGCAGCGGCGGGGCCGGCGGCAGGTGGGCAGCTGGAATCGGCGCTCCTCCACATCATGCAGCAACACCACCACCAATCCCTCCGCCAGCGCCAACAAACCG AGAGGGCGAAGAAGGACGCCCTGCGGAGCGCGGCGCGGCTCGCCGGTCATCTCGTGGAGGCCGTCGACGGCGGGGTGCAGGAGCTCTTCGTCAACGAGAAGCGCATCGAGCTCGAGGCCCGCGCGCTGCTCGGGACCATCGCGCGGTACAGGAAGCAGAGCGACCAGTGGCTCGCCGCCACCAACGCGGTCAACTCGATCCTCAAG GAAATCGGAGACTTTGAAAACTGGATGAAGATCATGGATTTTGACTGTAAAAGTATAAATGCAGCCATTCGTAACATTCATCGGTCATGA
- the LOC119309402 gene encoding long chain acyl-CoA synthetase 4-like, with amino-acid sequence MLFSNHLRRTPILERKPSLAFLPVPPPLPFPSAVDSCRAREIGEGVGRVREGGTADATMKYLVQVAEGREAAPEEGGAPSSGPVYRCAAGAGGASPPAVPGLESCWDIFRLSAEKYPDNPMMGRREIVDGKAGKYTWVTYKEVCDTVIKVGASIRSCGINKGGRCGIYGGNSPEWVVSMQACNAHGIYCVPLYDTLGAGAIEFILCHAEVEIAFVEEKKIGEVLKTLPNATKFLKTIVSFGKVSPDQKEKVEQNGLSIYSWSEFVLKGDGAEEKYELPPKDKADICTIMYTSGTTGDPKGVLISNKSIITIVSAVDEFLRNSNEQIREDDVYISYLPLAHIFDRVIEEVFIHHGASIGFWRGDVKLLVEDIGELKPTIFCAVPRVLDRIYGGLQDKVSTGGFLKKTLFNVAYKYKQGNMIKGSKHEDAASIFDKLVFTKVKRGLGGRVRVILSGAAPLSNHVEEFLRVVTCSHVLQGYGLTETCAGSFVSLPNNMSMLGTVGPPVPYVEVRLESVPEMGYDALSKESPRGEICIRGDTLFSGYYKREDLTKEVLVDGWFHTGDIGEWQHDGSMKIVDRKKNIFKLSQGEYVAVENLENIFGQAPNVDSIWVYGNSFESCLVAVINPNKQGLERWAESNGVSGDFASICGDAKAKEFILEELSKTGKEKKLKGFEMIRAVHLEPVLFDMERDLITPTYKKKRPQLLKYYQGIIDDMYKSMK; translated from the exons ATGCTTTTCAG caaccacCTGCGCCGTACTCCTATATTGGAGCGCAAGCCAAGCCTGGCCTTCCTTCCCGTGCCGCCTCCCTTGCCTTTCCCATCCGCTGTGGATTCCTGTCGAGCGAGAGAGATCGGGGAAGGCGTCGGTCGCGTACGAGAGGGAGGGACGGCGGACGCCACGATGAAGTACCTGGTGCAGGTGgcggaggggagggaggcggcgcccGAGGAGGGCGGCGCGCCGTCGTCCGGGCCCGTCTACCGCtgcgccgccggcgccggcggggcGTCGCCGCCCGCCGTGCCGGGGCTCGAGTCATGCTGGGACATATTCCG TTTGTCTGCGGAAAAGTACCCTGACAACCCGATGATGGGCCGCCGTGAAATCGTGGACGGAAAG GCTGGCAAGTACACATGGGTGACTTACAAAGAAGTATGCGACACTGTGATCAAGGTAGGGGCTTCAATCCGGAGCTGCGGCATCAACAAG GGAGGACGATGTGGTATCTATGGAGGCAATAGCCCTGAGTGGGTTGTCAGTATGCAG GCCTGCAATGCCCATGGCATTTACTGTGTTCCATTGTATGACACACTTG GTGCTGGGGCAATAGAATTTATATTGTGCCATGCAGAGGTCGAAATTGCTTttgtggaggagaagaagattGGAGAG GTACTCAAGACATTACCAAACGCGACCAAATTTTTGAAGA CCATCGTGAGCTTTGGTAAGGTCAGCCCCGATCAGAAGGAAAAGGTTGAGCAGAACGGATTGTCTATCTACTCATGGTCCGAGTTTGTGCTTAAG GGAGATGGGGCTGAAGAGAAGTATGAACTCCCTCCAAAGGATAAGGCTGACATATGCACGATAATGTATACCAGTGGAACAACTGGTGATCCAAAGGGAGTTTTAATCTCTAATAAGAGTATTATCACAATTGTTTCAGCAGTGGATGAGTTCCTTCGCAATTCAAATGAACAG ATTCGTGAGGATGATGTTTACATTTCTTATCTTCCGCTTGCCCACATATTTGACCGTGTGATTGAGGAGGTGTTCATTCACCACGGGGCCTCAATTGGATTTTGGCGTGGA GATGTCAAACTCTTGGTTGAAGACATTGGAGAACTCAAGCCAACAATATTCTGTGCTGTTCCACGTGTGCTAGACAGAATCTATGGAG GACTTCAAGATAAAGTCTCAACTGGTGGTTTCCTAAAGAAGACATTGTTCAATGTTGCGTACAAATA CAAACAAGGGAACATGATAAAAGGAAGCAAGCATGAAGATGCTGCTTCTATTTTCGACAAACTAGTATTCACCAAG GTGAAACGAGGATTAGGTGGTAGAGTGCGAGTAATTTTATCTGGTGCAGCTCCTCTATCTAATCATGTCGAGGAGTTTCTGCGTGTCGTTACATGCTCTCATGTTCTTCAAGGCTATG GTCTCACAGAGACCTGTGCTGGGTCTTTTGTTTCGTTGCCAAACAACATGTCCATGCTGGGAACTGTCGGCCCTCCTGTCCCATACGTTGAAGTACGCTTAGAGTCTGTTCCTGAGATGGGGTATGATGCATTATCAAAAGAATCACCTCGTGGGGAGATTTGCATCAGAGGGGACACCTTGTTCTCAGGATACTATAAGCGAGAAGACCTCACCAAGGAAGTCTTGGTCGATGGCTGGTTCCACACAG GAGACATTGGTGAGTGGCAGCATGATGGAAGCATGAAGATCGTCGACCGCAAGAAAAACATCTTCAAGCTTTCCCAAGGAGAATATGTCGCGGTTGAGAATCTAGAGAACATATTTGGTCAAGCTCCTAATGTTGATTCG ATTTGGGTGTACGGAAACAGCTTTGAATCATGCCTGGTTGCGGtgatcaaccccaacaagcaagGTCTGGAACGATGGGCTGAGTCCAACGGGGTTAGCGGAGACTTTGCCTCGATATGCGGAGATGCTAAAGCGAAAGAGTTCATCTTGGAAGAACTGAGCAAAACTGGCAAAGAGAAGAAG CTCAAAGGCTTTGAGATGATCAGGGCTGTTCATCTGGAGCCAGTGCTCTTTGACATGGAGCGCGACCTAATCACCCCCACTTACAAGAAGAAGCGGCCGCAGCTCCTCAAATATTATCAG GGCATCATTGACGACATGTATAAGAGCATGAAGTAG